TTAAGTAAAGATCTTAGGGATCAAATATTCCATATGGGAAGAAACCCATTTATTTCAGAAGCTTTCCATAAAGTTCAAAATATCAATGAAAGAAAAGACTTAGTAGAAGGAGAGCCTTGTATTATTCTTTCAACTTCTGGTATGTTAACTGGGGGAAATTCTGTTGAATACTTTAAATGGTTAAGTGAAGATGAAAAAAGTACTCTTATATTTGTAGGATATCAATCTGAAGGTTCTTTAGGACGAAGAATCCAAAAAGGCTGGAAAGAAATTCCATTAAAAGAAGAAGGAAAAACTAAAGTTTATAATGTTAAAATGGAGATTAAAACTATTGAAGGTTTCAGTGGACATTCTAACAGACGTCAATTAATGGAATATGTTAAAAAACTTTCACCAAGACCTGAAAAAGTTATCATGTGTCACGGAGACGCATATAAAACTATGGATTTAGCTTCTAGTGTTCATAGAAGTTATAAAATTGAAACTAAAACTCCTCTTAACCTAGAATGTACTAGAATTCAATAATAACATAAAAATAATATTATTATATTGATATTATAAAAATTAGATAGTGTATAAATATTGCATAATAATTATAAATATTATAAATAATATAAAAAACATAGATATTAGTGTTATAATTTTATGCTATAAAAAATTTGTATTATAAAATTTATGTTTTAAAATATTTGAATAATATTTTGAATATATTATTATAACTATATTAGATATTATTAGATATTGTATTTGATTAGATATTATATTTGAAAGATTAAACTATAGATTAAAAAATTTTATTTTAAAAATGGTGTGGAAATGGTTAACTATTCCGAATCTGGTGTTGACATTAATCTTGAAGAAGTTACAGTTGCAAAATTAGCAGAAAAACTAAAACCAACTTTAAAATACAGAGATATAATTACTGAAAGTGGACATTTTGCTGCATTAGTCAAAATGGGTAATCGTGCAATAGCAATGAGTACTGATGGTGTTGGTAGTAAAATTTTAGTTGCTAAAATGATGGAAAAGTATGATACTGTTGGAATTGATTGTATAGCTATGGTTGTAAATGATATACTGTGCGTGGGTGCTGAACCAATAGCTTTAGTTGATTATTTAGCTGTTGAGGAACCTAATCCTGAAATCGCTGAAGAAATAGCTAAAGGTCTTGCTGAAGGAGCAGAACTATCTAAAATAGCTATCATAGGTGGAGAAACTGCTTCACTTCCAGAAATTGTTAATGATTTTGATTTAGCTGGAACTGGAATTGGATTTGTAGATATTGATAAAATTATAACTGGAGAATCTATTGTTGAAGATGATGTACTAATTGGTATTAGAAGTAGTGGTATTCACAGCAATGGGTTAAGTTTAGCTAGAAAAGCTCTTCTTGAAAATCATAAGTTTAAAGTTACTGATTCTCTTCTAGATAATTCTGAAATTACAATTGGTGAAGAATTATTAAGACCAACTGAATTATATGTAGAACCTATTGTAAATTTACTTAAAGAAGACTTTGATATTAAAGGTTTAGCTCATATTACTGGTGGAGGATTTACTAACCTTAAAAGACTGAATAAAGAAGTAGGTTTTGATATTTATAATCTCCCTGAACCTCAAGAAATATTCAAATTAATATATAATCAAAATGTTCCTTTAGAAGAAATGTATAAAGTATTCAATATGGGAATTGGATTTGTAGTTGTTGCTAAAGAAAAGGATACTGAAAAAATATTAAATACTTTAAATAAGTATTGTGAATCTTATAAGATTGGAAAAGTAACTTCTAATTCAAATGAAATCAAGATTAAGACATTTGAAAATACTGAAATTATATATTAATTATATATTAATTACAATTATTATTTAATTATCACTAAAATATCCAATAATAAATAAATTTATTCATATGTTTATTGGAAATATTTTAAATAATTTAAATTACTTTTAAAACTATTAAAATTATTTTTAAACTATTAAAAAATTATTAATATTATTAAATTTAAAAAGGTGTGGTCATGATATTAACAGCAGAAAAAGAAAAATCACTTATAATAGAAATTTTGACTAAATTAGGTTTAAGTGAAGAAGATGCTGGAATTGTAGCTAAAGCTACTTTAGATGCTGATTTAAAAGGTTTTACTTCTCATGGAATTGGTAGATTTCCACAATACATTCATGGAATTGAAAGTGGAAATATTTTAACTGATGGAGAAATTAAAATAGAAAAAGAAACTGAAGCAATGGCTTTAATAAATGGTAATCATCTTTTTGGGCAGGTAGTAGCATATAAAGCTATGATGTTAGCTATTGAAAAAGCTAAAAAGGTTGGAATTGCTGCTGTAGGTACTCATGATTCTAACCATTTCGGTGTTACAGGCTTTTATTCTGATTTAGCTATAAAAAATGGAGTCATTGGTGTTGTTACAGCAAATACGGATCCTGCAATCGCTCCTTTAGGGGCAAAAGATCCAATAATAGGTACTAATCCAATTGCTATTGGTATTCCTGCAGAAGATACTTATATTGCTGTTGATATGGCTACTTCTGCTTCAGCAAGAGGTAAACTATTAGAAGCGCAAAGAAAAGGTGAAAAAATACCTGAGAATGTAGCTTTAGATAGTGAAGGTAATCCTACAACTGATCCTACAGAGGCTTTAAAGGGTTCAATATTGCCTTTCGGTGCCCATAAAGGATATGCTCTTGCATTTATGATTGAATTAATGACAGGACCTTTAGTAAATGCAGCTTGTGGAATTGGGGTTACTGGAACTGCTAATCATTCTAAAAAATGTACTAAAGGAGATCTTTTTATAGCTATAGATCCTTCTAAATTTGTTGATATGGATCAATTTAAGAGTGAAACAGAAGATTTTGTTGATCAAGTAAGGGCAAGTGGAGATACATTTGTTCCTGGCGATCTTGAAGTAAAAAACATAGCAAAAAATGAAAAATTTGGATTAAAAGTTGATGAAAAGCTTTATGCTAATTTAAACAAAATTTGTGAAAATTTAGAAATTGATTTTAAGGAATATATTTCTAATTAATTTATAAATTTTTTTAATTAATTTTTAATCATTATTTATTAATTATTATAATTATTATTATTTTAATTGCTTATTTTATTTTATTTTTTCATGATTAATGGCAATATTATCTAAAAATATCTATTAAAATGAAATATAATAATTAAAATGTATTTATTAAATAAATTTAATATATATCTAATATATATTTAATATAATTGATTTATTGAGGTTATTTTGTGGACAGTAGTGAAGCAGTATATCAAGGATTAAAATCAGCTGGAATAGATTTTATTGTTAGTGTTCCTTGTATTAATTTGGGGAAAATCCTTGAACTAATTGATGATGATGAAGAAATCACACATGTTCCAGTTACAAGAGAAGAAGAAGGACTTGGAATATGTGCTGGTGCCTACTTTGGAGGTAAAAAAACTGCTATTTTAATGCAAAACTCCGGTTTAGGAAATTGTGTAAATGCTTTAGGATCTCTTTTTCAGTTATATTCTTTACCTTTGGTAATGATAATGAGTCACAGAGGAACAGAAGGAGAACCTATTATTGGACAAGTCCCTATGGGTAAAGCTACTCCAAAAGTTTTAGAAGCAATGGAACTAAAATATGTTAATCCAAAGAATAGTATTGATGCAAAAGATATAATATCTAATTCATGGAAAATATCAGTTAAGGAAAAAAGTCCTATTTCTATACTATTGGATATTAATTATTGGTAAATCTTTTTATAATTTTATAATTCTATAATTTTATAATTTTTAATATAATCTACTTATGAATTGAGGTTGTTATGATGGAACGTTTTGATGGAATAAAAGACATAATGGAGTATGTTAATAATGAAATTGTTGTTTGTAACATAGGATTTCCATCTAGAGAACTTTACCAAATAAAAGATAGGGCTAAAAACTTTTACATGCTAGGATCTATGGGGCTTGCTTCATCTATTGGATTGGGATTAGCTATTTCAAAAGATAATGAAGAAAATAAGAATGAAAAAGTTATAGTTTTTGATGGTGATGGGTCTGTTTTGATGAACATGGGATCCTTAGTAACAATATTCAATCAAAATCCTAAAAATTTGATTTTAATTGTTTTTGATAATGGTTGTTATGGATCTACAGGAAATCAATGTACTTATGCTCAAAACATAGATCTTTTAGAAGTAGCAAAAGGAATTGGGTTTGAAAATTGTTATAATTATAAAGATATTGATTTTAGAGATATTTTAAAAAAT
This genomic stretch from Methanobrevibacter sp. TMH8 harbors:
- the purM gene encoding phosphoribosylformylglycinamidine cyclo-ligase: MVNYSESGVDINLEEVTVAKLAEKLKPTLKYRDIITESGHFAALVKMGNRAIAMSTDGVGSKILVAKMMEKYDTVGIDCIAMVVNDILCVGAEPIALVDYLAVEEPNPEIAEEIAKGLAEGAELSKIAIIGGETASLPEIVNDFDLAGTGIGFVDIDKIITGESIVEDDVLIGIRSSGIHSNGLSLARKALLENHKFKVTDSLLDNSEITIGEELLRPTELYVEPIVNLLKEDFDIKGLAHITGGGFTNLKRLNKEVGFDIYNLPEPQEIFKLIYNQNVPLEEMYKVFNMGIGFVVVAKEKDTEKILNTLNKYCESYKIGKVTSNSNEIKIKTFENTEIIY
- the comC gene encoding L-sulfolactate dehydrogenase, translating into MILTAEKEKSLIIEILTKLGLSEEDAGIVAKATLDADLKGFTSHGIGRFPQYIHGIESGNILTDGEIKIEKETEAMALINGNHLFGQVVAYKAMMLAIEKAKKVGIAAVGTHDSNHFGVTGFYSDLAIKNGVIGVVTANTDPAIAPLGAKDPIIGTNPIAIGIPAEDTYIAVDMATSASARGKLLEAQRKGEKIPENVALDSEGNPTTDPTEALKGSILPFGAHKGYALAFMIELMTGPLVNAACGIGVTGTANHSKKCTKGDLFIAIDPSKFVDMDQFKSETEDFVDQVRASGDTFVPGDLEVKNIAKNEKFGLKVDEKLYANLNKICENLEIDFKEYISN
- the comD gene encoding sulfopyruvate decarboxylase subunit alpha, whose protein sequence is MDSSEAVYQGLKSAGIDFIVSVPCINLGKILELIDDDEEITHVPVTREEEGLGICAGAYFGGKKTAILMQNSGLGNCVNALGSLFQLYSLPLVMIMSHRGTEGEPIIGQVPMGKATPKVLEAMELKYVNPKNSIDAKDIISNSWKISVKEKSPISILLDINYW
- the comE gene encoding sulfopyruvate decarboxylase subunit beta — encoded protein: MERFDGIKDIMEYVNNEIVVCNIGFPSRELYQIKDRAKNFYMLGSMGLASSIGLGLAISKDNEENKNEKVIVFDGDGSVLMNMGSLVTIFNQNPKNLILIVFDNGCYGSTGNQCTYAQNIDLLEVAKGIGFENCYNYKDIDFRDILKNDQKNSIFIHYKINPGNADSPIIDMSPEEIRDRFLESIK